The following are encoded in a window of Vigna unguiculata cultivar IT97K-499-35 chromosome 8, ASM411807v1, whole genome shotgun sequence genomic DNA:
- the LOC114195242 gene encoding cellulose synthase-like protein E1, giving the protein MGSGEQHSLFETRKDRARHIRRLYAVSLFVAICFVWAFRLTHIPAKGEAAHWAWLGLFLAELWSGIYWVFYQALRWNMIFRTTFPNTLSQRYESRLPGVDIFVFTADAAVEPPLLVINTVLSLMAYDYPPQKLSVYLSDDGGSEITFYALLEASSFAKHWVPFCKIFKVEPRSPAAFFNNPASTKSEDHNYVKHLATIHKLYEEMKRRVEDATKLGVPSEARSKHNGFSQWDSYSSSRDHDTILQILLHKNDWHGSKDVDGCILPTLVYMAREKRPQYHTHYKAGAINSLLRISSTISRGKIILFLDCDMYSTNSQSVRDVLCFFMDERKGQRIGYVQLPQYFDNIGKNDLYGNALSETMQIHLHGEDGLGGPLCIGTCCFFRRDALCGKKFNDQEEKNCNDDSEKEVVEVNMQKLEEEAKALASCTYEKNTLWGKKIGQVYGCLVEDVITGFRIHSQGWKSVCYNPQKKCFLGVAPTNLLHTLVQQKRWAQGDLQILLSEFRPTWYGDGKINLSLLLGYEYTMCFSTISLPILYYSIIPSLYLLKGIPLFPKMSSSWLIPFAYVIVGETIYSLVESLSMGGSIRGWWNAVRMWLYLKTSAFFFAFVDGMLGFFGHSNSSFVVTSKTIEDGAAQRYEKEMMEFGTSSPYFTVLATLALLNLFCLLSTLNDLVLAKSAFSGEKMALQVLVCGVLVFINFPIYEAIFLRKDKGRMPASVSVKSIALAFTACVFFKLLK; this is encoded by the exons ATGGGGAGTGGTGAACAGCACTCATTGTTCGAGACTAGGAAAGACAGAGCAAGACACATTCGAAGGCTCTATGCTGTCTCTTTGTTTGTGGCCATATGTTTTGTCTGGGCATTCAGACTCACCCACATACCCGCAAAAGGAGAAGCTGCCCACTGGGCATGGCTTGGTTTGTTTCTTGCAGAACTTTGGTCTGGCATCTATTGGGTCTTTTATCAAGCCCTCCGCTGGAACATGATCTTCAGAACAACCTTTCCCAACACACTTTCTCAAAG ATATGAGAGCAGGTTGCCGGGAGTGGATATCTTTGTGTTTACGGCGGATGCAGCGGTGGAACCACCGTTGCTGGTGATTAACACGGTGTTATCCTTGATGGCTTATGACTATCCACCTCAGAAGTTGAGCGTGTATCTCTCAGATGATGGGGGTTCAGAGATAACCTTTTATGCTCTTTTAGAGGCTTCTTCCTTTGCCAAACATTGGGTCCCATTCTGCAAGATATTTAAGGTGGAACCTAGGTCACCTGCTGCCTTTTTCAACAATCCTGCATCAACAAAATCAGAAGATCATAACTATGTCAAACACTTGGCAACCATCCAT AAACTGTATGAAGAGATGAAAAGGCGAGTAGAAGATGCAACCAAGTTGGGTGTACCCAGTGAAGCACGCTCAAAGCATAATGGGTTTTCGCAGTGGGACTCGTATTCATCTTCACGTGATCACGACACTATCCTTCAA attCTTCTGCATAAAAACGACTGGCATGGGTCAAAGGATGTGGATGGGTGTATTTTGCCAACCTTGGTGTATATGGCTCGTGAAAAGAGACCTCAGTATCACACCCACTACAAAGCTGGAGCTATAAATTCATTG TTAAGAATATCTTCAACGATCAGCAGAGGAAAAATCATTCTATTTCTGGATTGTGACATGTACTCAACCAATTCACAATCAGTGAGAGATGTTCTATGTTTTTTCATGGATGAACGTAAAGGCCAAAGAATTGGTTATGTGCAACTGCCACAATATTTTGACAACATTGGTAAGAATGATCTATATGGGAATgctctatcagaaactatgcAG ATACACCTCCATGGCGAAGATGGTTTGGGTGGCCCTTTGTGCATTGGAACCTGTTGCTTTTTCAGAAGAGATGCTCTCTGTGGGAAGAAGTTTAATgatcaagaagaaaaaaattgcaatGATGACAGCGAGAAAGAAGTGGTTGAAGTAAACATGCAAAAACTAGAAGAAGAAGCAAAGGCTTTAGCAAGTTGCACCTATGAGAAAAATACTCTGTGGGGGAAAAAG ATTGGTCAAGTATATGGATGTCTTGTGGAGGATGTGATAACAGGGTTTCGGATACACTCACAGGGATGGAAATCAGTGTGTTACAATCctcaaaaaaagtgttttttagGTGTTGCACCAACCAACTTGCTTCATACACTTGTTCAACAGAAGAGATGGGCGCAAGGtgacttacaaattttgttgtcgGAGTTCAGACCAACATGGTACGGTGATGGAAAGATCAATTTATCCCTACTATTGGGATATGAGTACACTATGTGTTTTTCAACCATTTCCTTGCCTATACTATATTACTCCATCATCCCTTCACTATATCTCCTTAAGGGCATTCCCTTGTTTCCAAAG ATGTCGAGTTCATGGTTGATACCATTCGCATATGTCATTGTCGGAGAAACTATCTATAGTTTGGTTGAAAGCTTGAGTATGGGAGGATCAATCCGAGGTTGGTGGAATGCTGTAAGAATGTGGTTGTACTTGAAAACAAGTGCCTTTTTCTTTGCCTTCGTAGATGGCATGTTGGGATTCTTCGGACATTCAAATTCATCCTTTGTAGTCACATCAAAGACCATAGAAGATGGTGCTGCACAGCGTTACGAGAAAGAGATGATGGAGTTTGGAACCTCTTCTCCTTATTTCACTGTTCTGGCAACACTTGCATTGCTCAATCTGTTCTGTTTGCTTTCAACTTTAAACGATTTGGTCCTTGCCAAAAGTGCTTTTTCTGGAGAGAAAATGGCGTTGCAAGTTCTTGTGTGTGGAGTTTTGGTGTTCATCAATTTTCCCATTTACGAAGCCATTTTTTTGAGGAAAGATAAGGGTAGAATGCCAGCATCTGTTTCTGTTAAGTCTATTGCATTGGCTTTCACTGCATGTGTCTTCTTCAAACTGTTGAAGTGA